AGGATAGGTACAAAAAGGAACAATTTttcatatattctttatattaaattattctttacttTATAGTTCTttattatccactcagtaacaaaatttttttaaaggtctataattaatataccactaaatagagtaaaacatttgcgatttaatactttcttaaaactgtcactgtcatagtcgattgaaatagtaaagtaacaatacaccactacgacgtttatatttttaaaattattaattaatacaaacgttgagaagcaactgtcagtaataaagtattatattcgTATGTGTTTATAgtctaaaagtaggggctacccacactcacagcaataaagtttattagtatatttgtttatattatatctaacaacactaacagtaccaacacacacaataagaaatttgcaattcaaaagtggttaatacctatttacagtattgtatagtattacaatactatttatgtttattctccaagggtacataaatttacctacttggaggtatgcaagcatggttaaatcaaataatttggaatgttccatttattgaaaatcaatacatttgtataaacgtaaaTTAAGTCTTCAACAtatgatgctgtactcaagcggttcaaccggttttcagccattaaaaacaattatcgtaggaggagataggaaaatgcgaagcatcctcgtattattgtatgcgggtatttttcaaaatggacatgcattagacagtgtataccacgatcggaaaacacccctatttagggcaAATCGTTACActtaaattcgttttaattgtcaataactaattatctaactcaatttaattagtaaacagggttacatcaggtggttaaaatcagtacagaaagtacgaaccaactttatataccatccaGTAAATTTTCTAGAAATAAatcgcgatttaccgaattttgcccttacgtaaatttatatatagattacacATAATTGCAAAATAGAATTAGTGAAAGAAAAGACTTAAAATATAAGGTAATAATTGTATAGGTTTCTCTTTTTAACAATGTTTACAATTTATTACTATTTTGATTCTATACTTATAAATCAGCCTTGTGCTTGAGGAAGATAGGACAACTTGAacgaggaccatattttaacaaggtattagggatgtacatatgatttcagaaccatcgcgaAATTAAGGATATTACCGCACGtgctcgccgtacagccgtcgccaTAAATTGCTGGGACATCACAGGTTTTATTTGCTTATCTGGACTCATTAAGTAGATTTTGCGATACatctgtgacgtcacagcaatttacggcgacggcgAGTGCGTGCGGCGATATCCCTAATCCCgcaattgttctgaaatcatatgtacatccctaatacattgtaaaaatatggtcctcgatcaagttgtcctttaataaGAGATGAAGATAAAAAAACTTACAAAGaaatgtaatacaaaaataataacaacaaaatcACAGCATCAATATTCTGTATGGGTGCGTCTTGCCCAGATAACTCCTTAATAAGTTTTTTATGGCTGTCCGTctggatttttatttattgtggtatatatatatatataacccTTAAAAATTTCAAGCAatagtttgtttaaaaatacaaaaataccatGAAACATACAAAATTTAATTCGGAGTTGACCCAGACCCAGCTTTGAGACAGCGCCTTTTCAGATATAAATAAAGGATTTTATGAAAATTCTATGCAAATTATGGAACTTTGTCACACAAACTTAAATGTTATCTTGTGGTGTTCAAAAtcagaataattttattaatcgCCCAAGGAGAAATTCATTTGCTTAgagttaaaacaattaaaatatgtatatatatatatataaagataTCAATAAGAAGTTTTAAAtagaaatgattattataacaaggccatatagatggctgcagtcgcgtgctcattagtgtttaccgaccgaccgaccaacctaccaactgaccgaaattactgaacatgtttaaaaatgttgaaatgtttaaaaacatttatatttttttaatttacacgtgcgtagcctgtcacttttgacgtgctcgtataacgtaactTTGAGCTGAAAAGTaagtaaaaaaaacagaaatcgggcaaaaagagtgcgcaataacatttaacgcgcagtgcgcgcgcaaaaatctgcgcactcatggcaattttgtgaACGCtaaaaattgcctgaaacgtactcttatttcatcgaaaataaattttgaaaattttaagcgcgcaaTGCGCTACgtacgtaattgtattgccatatgatttatgccctgaaatttatgagtaccaaattttatttaattgtgattcatggttgtgaagatatgattacaaacgtgatttcgttaaatcgtgtgTAGGCCGCGTAATTtgttattgcgcaccgtgaaaacataaccacatcgattcctggccataaggaatatactgtgaaaaattgacttagctagattaaactgatatcaagataaggtcagaaagcgataaaacgcatagtgatacagaaccgacagacagaccgacagacagaacgaccaacatagtgaactatagagtcgcgtccacgcgattaaaaatgtttttgaatggcTGACTAGATTCAAGGATATTCCAGTTTTTGGAGCCAGCAGCATGTTCAAGGTGCTTAAAACCATGAAATGCAAAAAATACTTCAGCAACAGAGTAAGGACTGTATTTTTGTGCATTTTGTTGTAATCTTCTGAATTTGTAtagtatatcttttttttttaaatatttcatgaCAGTTTTAGAtgtatttcaattttatattactatggaccataaaataatatcagtatCAGTACACCACCAGAAGAACCGCTGAAGTTTTTCATGAATTTGTCTAATAGGTGTTACAAATTCATTCATATGAGGTAGGCCATACCTTGTGATGTCATAGACTAATAGTGCCCCAGCTGCTCCTCTGTAATAGCTCCGAGTTACAGACCTGTCACAGAAATAATATGAAACAACATATCTCTATATTGTGTATTAtagtattgtaattataatGGTTCAATAAACAAACgcaattatttaaagatgtttattgattttgatgcagtttttaaattaataaagtaccttctgcaataattatttaattaattaagtctactcaattattatatataaagtaCAACAAACCTGAATCTTTCTTGTCCAGCCGTATCCCAGATTTGTAACTTCACTGACTTTCCACCAGCATTGATGATCTTTGAACCAAATTCTACACCAATAGTATGATTTGAATCTTGCTTGactaaataaattgattaataatgtTCTTAAAGTCAAACAGCAAAAATTCTGATAAACTGATAAACACCACTTTCCTTGGATCAATCTGAACCGAATTACAAAAACAACTTCCAgctctttgtttttaaaacattttaatgttacataatagttattcactttgaccaaaaattggattaaaaaatttatttacctatcGGAGCCAGAAGCCCATTCAAATGATGGGTTTTTAGTGCAGTACAGTTAGCagcttattttttcttttcataagTGAAGTTTTTTTGTGGAAGTAAATATCAAAACTGAAACATttcctattcaaagtttgatttatcAATCTTCATTTGTCATGTTTTGGGGGAACCATACAGAACATTTTCTGCATATATAAACCTAAATAAATACCTGCACACTTTTCTAAAACCTTCTCTTGATTGGTATTAATCAAACAATATCTTTTGATTACCCACCCATTAGCAATATGGCTCACTTCTACTTTACTTTAAGTTTTTTTCAGACTTGATCTTAAACTGTTTGTATCACATGTTAAACAAACACAGTTTAATAGTAACAGTTagtagtacatacagtacttacatTTGTTTTCAATGAACTGATGCAGAATACAGGATTTGCCAGTACCGGCACTACCAATTACAAGAAATTTGAAGAGGAAATCTGTAgttgtaaaaattaaaatgcataaaaattaaaattgggGACTACAACAATGAAATGGATGCTGGACAGTCAGCTGGTATCTGATATGTGACTAGGCTAAAAGCATAGCCTAGATCTATATACTAACTAGGGCCTAGTActatattatctataattataatattattaagtaattattaggcctaggctagcttaGCTAAGCCCCTAGTTTTATGCCTAACCTAACCTAACTAGGCCCTAACCTAATACggttttattaaaattgaataatcaaaaacaggtaggcctagcctaggcctaggctagttgtTGATTGATGATGAACATCATACTCATCTAGGGTCGGCAGCCATGCAAAACTAAGTACTGGTTTCGCAGTCAGTACACAGTGTACattttagcctaggcctagctcacTACTCACTAGATGAACTGCCTAGCCTAAGCAGGCTATATTCGTTTGAGGCCTACAAACAAGCAGATTAGCCTACactctagctagcctaggcctagtagtaggttAGGCTAGAAAGAGAGACGAATAAACTAAACGAGTCTTtgcaataatagtttaataaaACCTACCATAGGATTCTGACATGtctttattatttagtttatatatCGCTACAAtcttattttaaagaaaacttAAATAGATCAATTAAAGTCGgcataaaaatcaattattatttcatttatttccttcGTAGTCGAATCTTTTTTCGTCGTCTTTTGTCAagattgacctttgacattttacACTGTTTTTTATTCCTAAAAACATTATGTTCTATGCCAAatctaaacaaacaaaaataaacagttttcaaaatacagtgaattactatttatttctaatttagatatattataataaatcaaatttaatttttcattacTAAGCTCTGCAGTTTCAAGCACTGACATAGAAGAATAGGCGATTTCTATTAATACACAATGATGTAATCGCCtttgtaacataaaaacatcgtCACGTCCGACCTGGAATGAATAATAATTAGGATTTAGCCAATTTGTTTAAAGAATTACGATTAATCATTAATCACTATTATATCATTTTCCCAAATATCAGGGTTTGTTATAAGAAAGCGTGGCGACTCTATTCATCATCAAGCCATAGCGAAGGGTCGTTTTACTTAGCTGCTTACCAATTCGTAACACAAAAGTCGGTCGGATTCCGGTGTATATGCGGCGATTGAGGACGTGTTTTTGTTCACgcgatataataataatataaacaatattaaccACTCAATATTCCCCGCTCGATCAGTATTAATTCTATTTATAGAAATTATGAAAACTTCGAACTCCTCCACGTATGCAATACCACATCGTGGCCCCctcaaataaaaaaaggaacattttgacattttcgATATTGAATCAAACCGAACACTGTAAGCAAGACAAAAAAGATAGTTGTTCAAAATGGGTTTAATGATTTCAAAATTAGGAGATATTTTAATGAGTTCTTTCAAGGGTGGAAATCCATCGAGAATTCTTATGTTGGGTTTAGATGCCGCAGGtaactttttctttttattgttcaaATGAATGTGCAcatcattaggcctatagatgtttaaattatctcaataactttttaaattcagGGCATTGAAGTTTTTTTTATCGTGATTAAACTTATTTCAAATGCTTGTTTTAAAACCAGGTAAAACAACAATACTTTACAAATTGAAACTGAATGAAACGGTCACAACAATCCCAACTATTGGATTTAACGTGGAAGAAGTTTCGCCAAATAGACAGGTATCTTTTACAGTATGGGACGTTGGTGGTCAGGATAAGATTCGATGTCTTTGGAGGCATTATTATCAGGGAACTGAAGGTAGGCAACAgctttaactttaatatttcaaacgGATCATGtctttttttatcttttcaATGTTCTCCATGATCAAACTGTTCCCTGTTTTGTTTTCCTTCCCCTGTTCACGGTGATATTAACTCATATCTTTATAGTACAGGGGTGGCAGGGGAGTAATCTTCTTTTTGACCCCAAAAATAACCCTTACCATAATTAGTTTACAGTGTATAAAAATGTTACGCTTCCTGAATCCGAACGGCCCATGCCCGCCGAGGAGCTGCTGACCACTCGAATTTGTCTTCAATAGGCCTgcacatttttataatttcaggGTTGATATTCGTGGTCGACAGTGCTGATAGGTCCAGGTTTGAAGAAGCAAGGGAAGAACTGTTTGCGATACTGGAAAGTGACGAGATGACCAGAGGTGTTCCCTTGTGCGTCATCGCCAATAAACAAGACTTGCCTGGTAAGAATCCCCCGACTGGGAGCTTTCTTTCAATTTGAAACGAGAGTCCGATTTGaggttaaaattaaatttaatgaggggaaaaacagaaaataatgaaaaaaggtaaaatgtttagaaattatgtaatgaaacattgaatgaataaagggtCCGCTCAATCAAGATGTAAAACAAGGAATAGTAGACCTACgtcagtttgtttgttgttgtaataATCGCAATAGAGGAGTTAAACAATATTCTTACAATCTGTTCTTCTAGGTTCATTATCTCCATCAAGTTTGGCAGACGCTCTTTGCCTTCACAAGTTGAATGGAAGGAACCCATGGCACGTTCAAGCAGCTCAGGCTACCACTGGACAAGGACTATATGAATGTGTTGATGAACTTGCAAGTATGATCAAGAAATCAAAACGTTAATTCACCGAAAAAGTAGAAACAGACACTTTTTGAGATTGTGGTGGTAGTCTAAGAGATGGAAATTACTCGCTTAGTATTTTCATGTAGCCTGTATCGTGACGAGTATACAATTGTATAATGTGGTATCTGAATTTAAATAATCGagataaattttatttatatatttatataattcattCAGATTTATAACAtaccgtaggcctacttaccggtatttaatttaaactatGTATTGGTCATgacatctttttatttcataacgATATTTGTAGATTTTATTGCCTCTAAACAAATTATTGttgcatttaaatattttatgctTCTCTTCcgcatgtttttaaaataaataatataattaagttaAGCATGGTATGTCGATGCTCAGACGCAGTAACTCTGTGAGCTGCCTACATTGTACTGAAcagtaatatataattattatacgtTGTTTTGCTATAATTAGGTACATGGTTGTTcagtattgtaattaaattttattatattgttaatcagtatagtaataaatataaatttgtaattaggaatttgttattttgaattCTTCTAACACATCAGTGAAAATGTTGGTGGGACAAAAGTATTGCTAAGAAATTGTTGTTttcataaaatacattatagatatgttaatgttttaaatgttttaattcattCGATTTTATCAAAGAAATTGTTATACTCAATTAATGATTTTACGTCTGACGTCGTGAATAAACACTAATGGTGAAAATGACGTTGTATTGTAATACAATACTGCGAGATTATTTTCTCAGGCCATCCCTAAACGTTGAAAAAAAGACGAATAAAATGATCGATGTAGTGAATGGTGTACTAAGGTCAAACAAACACGTTACAGATTGTCTTCCTTATTGACTGACGCAGTAATACTGCTGCACATACAACTCTAAGAAACCGTCAACACATTTAATTTTACCAGTAGTATATCATGGCAAAGGTAAACCTATCTGGTCGATACGTCCTAGATAAAAGTGAGAATTTTGAAGCCTTTTTAAAAGCTTTAAATGTAGGAATTATACATCGTAAAATGGCTGGTAAAGTTACACCAACCGTGGAGATCGAACAAAATGGTGACACTATTGTGATTAAAACAAGTACAACGTTGAAGAATCAACatcaaaaatttaaaattggtgAAGAATTTATGTCGAATATAACATGGGGTGAGAGGGATTCAAGAGTGCGTGCTTACTGGGAAGGAGAGCGGCTTGTCATTTCACCAGTGGAAGATGATGAAGATTTACCAACGATAACAAGGGAAATCATTGACGGAAAATTAGTCCTGACTCAACAAATCAGAAATGTTGTAGCTAAAAGATATTTCGTAAGCTGCTAATTATATCTCAAGTTGCTACATGAACATACCACCGTCCTGTTTTACTGCTATATATACCTACactgtttttaataaaatatatttttctacaCACAATTGGACAAATAAAACGGAGCTATAGTTTTTCACCAGTGCTATAATAATACCAATGGCTGTAACAGTTGCACAAAATAGTTTACTTTTCTAAAGCTATGGTATATTAAGAGGCCTGACACTTGATCTGCAATTATAGGGAAAAGAGTGCATTGAACACTGTTAGG
The window above is part of the Antedon mediterranea chromosome 10, ecAntMedi1.1, whole genome shotgun sequence genome. Proteins encoded here:
- the LOC140060866 gene encoding fatty acid-binding protein-like, which codes for MAKVNLSGRYVLDKSENFEAFLKALNVGIIHRKMAGKVTPTVEIEQNGDTIVIKTSTTLKNQHQKFKIGEEFMSNITWGERDSRVRAYWEGERLVISPVEDDEDLPTITREIIDGKLVLTQQIRNVVAKRYFVSC
- the LOC140061112 gene encoding ADP-ribosylation factor 3-like — protein: MGLMISKLGDILMSSFKGGNPSRILMLGLDAAGKTTILYKLKLNETVTTIPTIGFNVEEVSPNRQVSFTVWDVGGQDKIRCLWRHYYQGTEGLIFVVDSADRSRFEEAREELFAILESDEMTRGVPLCVIANKQDLPGSLSPSSLADALCLHKLNGRNPWHVQAAQATTGQGLYECVDELASMIKKSKR